CCATTCCAAACAGCAGGATCTTGCTGTCGGGAGACCAGGCCACATGAGCCAGCTGGATTCCCTTTAGCTCCTTCCCCCAGATCCTGTTACCTGGAGtgacaaggacacacacacacacacacacacacactcagagacagagataatACACTGAGTGGCGACAGAGAGGAGCCAGAGTCAGATTTCCGAGACAGTTTGTGTCAGTTTCTGTGGGGATGCCATACAGCATTACCAGATACTGACAAATATGCTAGCCAATGAAATCTCAAAGgagggacaaaaaaaacataagagAACTGCAACCAGTAGCCATAAAATAACTGATCACTGACAGTGTTCCTAAtctgacaacaaaaaaaagttaatatggtgcaataacacatttatttaaatgtggaAAACAATATAGAAAACCTATGACAACAAGTAATGTTAAGGTTCTGGTTGTGCTCTTGAGTCACCCTGCAATACACCTCAGTCAGACTAAGGAGTATGACATAGACTGGGTTAAGTTATTATATCTGTTAGCAAAACAGACCTCAAAAACTAGTTAAGGCATTACAGATACAAGATAGTCCAAAAAGACCAGATCATCAACTCACCATCCACTGATCCCACAATAACGGCGCCGTCTTCATACACAATACAGATCTTCTCACCATCTGCATTCCAGCTCATACTCCTCACCACTGACTTATTCCTGTTATTAATCATCTCCTCGTACCAGGAGCCTGTTCAACAAACAGAACCgagtgtgcatgcacgcgtgcacacacgcacacacacacacacacacacacacacacacacccacatacgtGTGCagacatacacccacacattcacacacacagaaacaggaagaaggTAAAACTGCAAGTCCGGTATCCTACATCATGTGTTAAACTGTGTACAACACTGTCCAAAAACTGGGCTGACTCACCACAGGCTTAGCAAATGCCTACCCACCTTTGTACAGCATCCAGACGATGATGAGGCCATTCTGGTCACTGGTGGTCAGTTTCTGGTACTGCTCGTTCCATGTCACCACCTGCACTGCACCTGCAAAGCAACCGAAAACACCAGGCAAAGACATTAGGATATGGGAGAAATGGAGTACAAAGTATGAAGTACTGCAAGTACTCAGGGGATTGTCTGGTTGATGCGTTACCACTGTGCCCTTCTAGTGTCTGGTTCATGGACAGGTTACTTGGAGCTGCAAGCCCTTTCAGTTTGGCATCATCTGTAATGTGGGAATGACAAAGTGTCAGTGCTAATTATTTACACTTGATTAATCAATCATGCAGACAAATGTTACCTGTAGTAGAAAGTCCCATGTAACCTAACGCTTTTAACCCTGTAAAGTGtgacacaaaagcaaaaaaccaAGAGCTGGGGAAGAGAAGAGATTTTATTCTGTCTGCATTCTGTATTGTCTTATCAATGTCTAATTGCCTTTTTAGTTTAGACTTATTTAGCCAACAGACTTTCTCACCTGGCCTATCATCACTTCATAAATAATGTGATGAAGACGACTCACGCTATTCCAGTACATACAGGTGTAGAGTTGCAGAAATCCATAGCTGACCTACTGCAGAAAACCTCCCGTGGGTGCGTGTGTTCACCTGTTTGAGTTTCTAGCTTCAGGACCTTCAAGAGACCCTCGTCTCCTCCACAGGCAATGAAACCTTGATTTTTGTTCCAGGACACACATTTCAGTCGAATGCTGTTAGGAATTGCAATCTGGGGGGATGGACAATATCGTCGTTCCTTATCAAATGTTAGATCCCAGTAGTTTTAGTAGTTTTAGCAAGCTACAAGATGATGCAGCTGTTAGCTAAGTTAGATAGATGCACAGTACGACAAATACAATCATGCCAAAAAGATAGATGAAATGTCAGGAAAAAAAGGTATTAGCTTCAAGTACATGGCTATCTACCCAGCTAGTTAAAACCATCCAGTTCATTTGACCAGCATTGTATCTTATGCACCTAATTTAGCATGCTAGCTATATAAGGTCAACTATATTCATCCAGTTCGCTAAGTAGATTGTCTGCCTACTAGAAAATCACGCAATCTtcctagcaagctagctaggttTCCTATTTAGTTatctagatagctagctaaagaGATAAAACACCGTGCATAACGGATCAAGGTTGTTACTCAATGTTCAGTTGACAGTATTTGATTGTAATACGGTACTTGTTAGACCAATGAAGCTTAACGTTACCTTCTTACTAAGGTAAATAAACATCGTTGCCGAAGATGATATGCTGGTGTACTCTTAGCCCAGCTTAATAGCGGACCTCAAAAgaatttttacaaatgttttttcttgCGCTGTTGTTGACAACTAATAGAGCCCTCAGCCCCAGTActcctttttgtttctctgtggtaaagtctaaattaattaattgatttcacataattattttctttctcgAAAGCATtctatgtagctagctaactagccaacTTGCCAGCAGCGAATGGCTTGCTTGGTTTCTAGGTAACAAGAAACCGGAAATTACGTCCCTTTACGTGGCCTTCAAACGTATCCAAGTGGTAATATTTCAATTTATTGATGATTTTGATGATTAGGAGAAATATCAACCATACTGGTACTATATAAGTCTTCAAAAGTGATGTTACAGTTAATTTGTAACGTTGTTATCTACTGTCCATTGTGGTAAAGTTTACAGTTGTATTACAGTTGCATTAATGCCACCAAACTGATAAGGAAACAAAAATGCGTTTCAGAGGCGTTTTTATTATCTGATAGATATCTGtacaaaatatccaaaataaaaatattatatttagaCACATCAAAGAATACTATGTTTTGATAGACACATTTTCCCTTTAAAGGAAATCTTAATATAGTATATTATTAGATATTATAttctatttctcttttatttctaaaaataaaaaattaaaaaatcaatttacaTTAAAGGAGACTGATCTAATGTGTTACTGATATAGGTTACAGCATAAAAGTTAGCTTAAAACTTCTTGTGGTCCTCAACAAAATATTATTAAGCTTTTTGGACCACTTTGTTGATACAACAGACACAGTTCCTATTAAACACATATGCAGGACTGTCTAACACGTAACTATGATAAAGATTGCTGTTTGGTGGCAAGGTGAGACCCTGCTGGCACAGGACTAACAGAAGGAAGATTGCCATCTGCCCGACTCAGCGGAGATGGAACTGATGGACCTTTCTTGTTATATCTTCCAGTGAAAACAGTCAAGGTAAAAAAGCAGAGCACACTGTATTACAAAAATACCTCAAATATCAAAaacaatcaattaaaaaaaaattaattaaagtatAACCATACTAGTTTGAGCATTCATAAGTCGAGCTAAGAACACTGAGTGAGAACATTCTTAGCGGAGAGAGACAATGTATATGTCGTGTAAAAGGATATGTTTGCTGTTTATCTCATGTATGCTGTATTGGATCTTCTTTTGGAAGGCGATCTGAGCCTCACACATGCATGGGTCCTCCGTCAAATCGCTGCGCACCTCTTCTGGAAAAGTGGAGAGAAAAGCAGGGTTTTGAGCCTGGGAACCATCCGTGTAGTGAGCTGAATTTCTAGCAGATCACCGTTGGCTGCACACAGCCACGTTTTACAGCTTTACATCTGGTTTGTGATGCACATATTTAACATGCATATACTCTTAGCATGGGTGCTGAAACCCCACCCATTCTACACCCTACTGCTCTTTCAAAAACAAAGGACAGCTGGTGCATATGTATCACCATCACTGTGAACaagcaatcatttaaaaagctttgattcatttcattcatgtaAATAGCACTGATTCTTTTGAATCATTTAAATGGCTGATTCATTTCTTTCATGCTGAAAAATGGTAGTGGTTTAATTAAATTGATTCTTGTTTTGGCAATCATTAATTGATGCAAACTGGTGAGCAGCACAGTGGTTAGCGagaacttaataataataataatattattattattattattattattattattattatttaaatttatatagtgcctttctcagactcagagatgctttacagacatatattagcttttacaatcacttaCACACCTACTAAGGTTTTCACATGCAAAATACATCACAGGCTTTGTTCCATACATCCCAAGTTTACTCAAGACTGCCCAAGCATGAAACAGAGTAGAATGACCAACCATTGGCTTGTGAGCATGTTTTCTTGTCCGGGTTAAGGACGTATCCCACCCTGCATCTGCAGTAATAAGAGGCATTGGTGTTCAGGCATATGTGATCGCAGTCATGTCCGAGGGCGCATGCATCCACACCTACAGGCAATGATCACCACAGCACTGCTAGTCAAATAAGCACAATGCACGCAAAAAGATCCTAATGTTACTGAAGGGCACATTCACTCACTAATGATCAGTTTGACGCATTCAAAAAGAGTGCTACTGGGAATTCATCTCAAGCTAGTGGAAATTTACATGCAGTTGGATGGAAAAAGAAACTTGATACAAATTATAGACCTGCAGGCGAACCAAATCAAGACAGGCTTGATTTAGCTCTTCGTCCAGAGCTTTGTCTTACCACACAGGGTCTCCCGGAACCTGGAGGTTAGCTTCTCGATCACACCATATGTCTCCACATAGAAGACGTGCTCGTCCAGCGGTTGGCTGGCCATCAACCTGAGCGACTTCATATCAGCTCTGTCCACCCCAACGGCATAGATCTCAATCCCAGCAGCCCTCGCTGCAGCCGACACGTCCTCCACCTTATCCTGGGGCCTCCCATCAGTTACGATAATGGCCACCTTGGCGATGTTCTTGTTTTCTGGTCTGGCACCGGCCTCCTCTGTGAAGGCCTGCTCCATAGCGGTTTTGATGGCAAGGCCGGTCATGGTGCCGGCCGAGAGCGGGTCTACGCGGGAAAAGGCCTGTTTGATCTCAGCCTTGGTGCGGTGCCTGTTCAGGTGGAACTCGATGTTGACAGTGCTGGCGTAGTTGATCAGGCCGACGTGGGTGCCGTTCGGGCTGATATCAAGGGAGTCTACCGTGTCCGAGAGGAAGACCTTGACCCTCTCGAACTCAGCCGGGCGGACACTGCGAGAACTGTCAATGATAAACACCAGGTCCAGCGGGCGGCTCTTGCACACTTCTGCTTGAGCTGTTGGAGGGTTGATGGgaaatgccatttttaaacaataaGCACCAAAtaccttttaaattattattcttTACTGCAGTCAGCAAATTGTTATGATTTTCATTAGCTGCTATCATGCACAATGCAGTACTTGAACTAACTATGGCAAGAGTTAAAATGAGCCAGTGCCATGAATGTATCAGAAGCTTTTCTGAAACTAGAATCAAAGGTAATCCACAGGCAGTGGTGGTACTGTGCCATTatgtctgaaaaaaaagaagatatgaAGGTAGTAGATAATCAGACAGCTGTTCATAATTAGTGGGAAAAAGCAGGATCACTGTTAGCATCAGTAGTGTGTGCTTGGATTTACAGATCCACCAAACAACTTGTCATGAAATCACCTAGAAA
This region of Electrophorus electricus isolate fEleEle1 chromosome 11, fEleEle1.pri, whole genome shotgun sequence genomic DNA includes:
- the matn3b gene encoding matrilin-3b isoform X3, with product MAYFICLFVCCFAGLMIGAQGTYGRYGYNQNRLPADVSAAGRQRPPVTYIRPGQGNIINLGAQAEVCKSRPLDLVFIIDSSRSVRPAEFERVKVFLSDTVDSLDISPNGTHVGLINYASTVNIEFHLNRHRTKAEIKQAFSRVDPLSAGTMTGLAIKTAMEQAFTEEAGARPENKNIAKVAIIVTDGRPQDKVEDVSAAARAAGIEIYAVGVDRADMKSLRLMASQPLDEHVFYVETYGVIEKLTSRFRETLCEEVRSDLTEDPCMCEAQIAFQKKIQYSIHEINSKLEDITRKVHQFHLR
- the matn3b gene encoding matrilin-3b isoform X1, giving the protein MAYFICLFVCCFAGLMIGAQGTYGRYGYNQNRLPADVSAAGRQRPPVTYIRPGQGNIINLGAQAEVCKSRPLDLVFIIDSSRSVRPAEFERVKVFLSDTVDSLDISPNGTHVGLINYASTVNIEFHLNRHRTKAEIKQAFSRVDPLSAGTMTGLAIKTAMEQAFTEEAGARPENKNIAKVAIIVTDGRPQDKVEDVSAAARAAGIEIYAVGVDRADMKSLRLMASQPLDEHVFYVETYGVIEKLTSRFRETLCGVDACALGHDCDHICLNTNASYYCRCRVGYVLNPDKKTCSQANEEVRSDLTEDPCMCEAQIAFQKKIQYSIHEINSKLEDITRKVHQFHLR
- the matn3b gene encoding matrilin-3b isoform X2, producing the protein MAYFICLFVCCFAGLMIGAQGTYGRYGYNQNRLPADVSAAGRQRPPVTYIRPGQGNIINLGAQAEVCKSRPLDLVFIIDSSRSVRPAEFERVKVFLSDTVDSLDISPNGTHVGLINYASTVNIEFHLNRHRTKAEIKQAFSRVDPLSAGTMTGLAIKTAMEQAFTEEAGARPENKNIAKVAIIVTDGRPQDKVEDVSAAARAAGIEIYAVGVDRADMKSLRLMASQPLDEHVFYVETYGVIEKLTSRFRETLCGVDACALGHDCDHICLNTNASYYCRCRVGYVLNPDKKTCSQANEVRSDLTEDPCMCEAQIAFQKKIQYSIHEINSKLEDITRKVHQFHLR